From the genome of Candidatus Defluviilinea proxima:
TCTGTCAGATCATTGAGACGATTTAAACAACGAAGCAATGTGGATTTTCCACCGCCCGCCGGGCCAAATAGAACAGTCACCGCATGTTGGCGGACGTTCAAATTAACATTACGGAGCGACTCAACCCCATCTGCATACTGTAAAGATAAATTTTCTATAATTATTTTATTCATTGAGTTTATCCAGAAGACAATTGACCATTGACGATGGACGATTGCAGCGCCTATATGATGTCATCATCTCCATATGTGATTTCATCTTCACGAACTTGGTATTGATGATTAGACAGGGACTTTCGGAAAGATTGCAGTTTTCTAGCAAGTGTCTGAGAGTCTTCGTAAGCCTTGTTCAGTAAAGTTTCATCCTGCAAATATCCTCTACGGCGAATAAGTTGTATGCAGGCAACTGTTTCGACCAGTGACCGAATTGCCATCCCAAGGAAACGAGATTGTTCGGGGTCACTCTGACCTTGGGAACCTTCTGCGATATTAAGAGCAATAGATGTAGCGGCACGAACAATCTGAGATTTTAAGTTGTGCTCCTCGCTACGTGGGAAATCTTCCACCAATTTGTAAACTATATCTACATAGTCTAAGGCCAACTTCCAAACATCCAACTGCTCAAATTTATAAGTCATTTGATATTCCTGCCGTGGTCTATCATCAATGGTCTATCGTCCAATATCTACCATTGTCGTTTTGCCCTCGCTCTCGAGCGGATGATCGTTGCGATCAGATTCATTGTGAGTACAAATGCTAACAACACAAGCGCCGTACCATATTGGATCTTGATCGGCATTTCAGGGACCTGTGTAGAAATAACAAAGAGATGATAAGGCAATGCCATGGTCGCATCGAACGGAGAGTGTGGAAGCCTTGGCAGGAAGAACGCCGCACCCGTGAACAGGATGGGAGCCGTCTCGCCTGCGGCACGTTCGAGGCCGAGAATGACGCCGGTCAAAATGCCGGGCAAGGCCTCTTTCAAAACAATGCGGCGAATGGTTTGCCAGCGAGTGGCCCCTAAAGAAATGCTCACCGTGCGAAACCCTTGTGGAACGGAGCGTAGTGATTCCTCCGCTGTGCTGATGATGACCGGCAAAGTCATAATAGACAGAGTAAGAGAAGCCGCTAGAATCGATGTACCGAATTTTAAGAAGAGCACGAACAAGCCCAATCCGAACAACCCATACACAACGGATGGAATACCTGCCAGATTGATGATCGCAATGCGGATCGTGCGTGTGAGAGTTGTATCTGCCGCGTATTCAGAGAGATAAATGGCCGCCGCAATTCCGAGCGGAACTGAGAAAACGGCTGTTCCAAGTGTGAGATAGAGCGTACCAACAATGGCGGGCAGAATGCCGCCTGCACGCATACCATCATGGGGAAAGCCGGTAAGGAACTCTATCGAAATGGCGGGCACGCCTTGTATAAGAATATAGATCACTGTGGCGATGATCGGGGTGACCGTAAGGATCGCCATTAAGGTAATGCCTGTGAAGCCGATGCGTTGCACGAGATGACGATTGCGAGAAAAGATATGTTTCATGGTTACGACAATATCCTCTCAGCGCGTTTCTTCGCGCGGAAGACAACGGATGATGCGGCAATATTCACACCAAGCGAGATAAGGAACAATACTATGCCGATGAAGAACAACACATGATAGTGTGTGCTCCCATTGGCAACTTCACCCATCTCGGCCGCGATGGTGGCTGTCATTGTGCGGACGGGGGAAATGATGCTTGCAAGTTTTAGTGCAAGGACGGGCGCGTTACCGGTCACCATCATCACGGTCATGGTTTCGCCGATGGCGCGTCCAATGCCGAGCATTACACCGGTCAACACGCCTGATTTTGCGGCGGGCAATGTCACACGCCAGATGGTTTGCCAGCGAGTGGCACCCAAAGCCCAGGCGCCTTCACGATAGGCACGTGGAACAGCGTCGAGCGCGTCCTCCGCAACCGACACGACGGTGGGTACGGCGATTCCGCCCAGGAGGATGGAACCGGTCAATGCGGTCAGACCAGTTGGCAGGTCCAGAAAGACGCGTATGAAAGGGGAGAG
Proteins encoded in this window:
- a CDS encoding four helix bundle protein, with the translated sequence MTYKFEQLDVWKLALDYVDIVYKLVEDFPRSEEHNLKSQIVRAATSIALNIAEGSQGQSDPEQSRFLGMAIRSLVETVACIQLIRRRGYLQDETLLNKAYEDSQTLARKLQSFRKSLSNHQYQVREDEITYGDDDII
- the pstA gene encoding phosphate ABC transporter permease PstA, producing the protein MKHIFSRNRHLVQRIGFTGITLMAILTVTPIIATVIYILIQGVPAISIEFLTGFPHDGMRAGGILPAIVGTLYLTLGTAVFSVPLGIAAAIYLSEYAADTTLTRTIRIAIINLAGIPSVVYGLFGLGLFVLFLKFGTSILAASLTLSIMTLPVIISTAEESLRSVPQGFRTVSISLGATRWQTIRRIVLKEALPGILTGVILGLERAAGETAPILFTGAAFFLPRLPHSPFDATMALPYHLFVISTQVPEMPIKIQYGTALVLLAFVLTMNLIATIIRSRARAKRQW
- the pstC gene encoding phosphate ABC transporter permease subunit PstC, which gives rise to MEKSLNWREFIITRLIKASGYSAILFVALIFFFLVREGVPAFAEVELKSLFNIRWYPIEEYFGILPLITGSLIVTIGATFIAVPFGIGTAVYISEIAPRWMREILKPLVELLGGLPSVVLGFLGILVLSPFIRVFLDLPTGLTALTGSILLGGIAVPTVVSVAEDALDAVPRAYREGAWALGATRWQTIWRVTLPAAKSGVLTGVMLGIGRAIGETMTVMMVTGNAPVLALKLASIISPVRTMTATIAAEMGEVANGSTHYHVLFFIGIVLFLISLGVNIAASSVVFRAKKRAERILS